From the genome of Bacteroidales bacterium, one region includes:
- a CDS encoding PD40 domain-containing protein, whose protein sequence is MIKKRILYYIIILSIIPNFIATTNIFGQDESAETALIKKWAENSFRNGDYEFALENYLKLYMIDDKNITYNYRLSVCYIETNINKTAAIPYLEYVTSFKDINKTAYYYLGRAHMYNYSFEQAVEAFYEYKVSGVDERVMEKVNRLIEMSYYALELMNNPKNVTFERLDTSINTPFNESNPFITSDNKTIVFSSDREYVKELDENILNIYLSIDKKGYWEGANKLEVCSFDNENIVGMTSDGHHILMHIDGDYATDDIHFINKKGSKFYKEPLENLPSKLNTEDVEDGATTTFDGKTLYFSSNRAGGFGGSDIYVVKRNPDGSWGEPENLGPVINTEYDENFPSISSDGKLLHFASKGHDGIGGYDVFMTSWIDDNKVWSPPRNKGFPINTPYDNTSISFSDKKHFYVAANRKEGVGQLDIYKVTIGDEAAQPTIIQGNINIGTPQSSKPYSADYLKVFVTVFDKFGNIYGKYSVDAGSFFITIYPGEYKLEVRLDGSDKPYIENLNISDQGFISNDIFLEPVY, encoded by the coding sequence ATGATCAAAAAAAGAATCTTATATTACATTATAATATTATCAATAATACCAAATTTTATTGCAACAACCAATATTTTTGGACAAGATGAAAGTGCAGAAACAGCATTAATTAAAAAATGGGCAGAAAATAGTTTTAGAAACGGTGATTATGAATTTGCTTTAGAAAATTATCTAAAACTTTATATGATAGATGATAAAAATATTACTTATAATTATCGTTTAAGTGTTTGTTATATTGAAACAAATATCAATAAAACAGCGGCAATACCTTATCTTGAATATGTAACAAGTTTTAAAGATATAAATAAAACTGCCTATTATTATTTAGGAAGAGCACATATGTACAACTATAGTTTTGAGCAGGCAGTAGAAGCATTTTATGAATATAAAGTATCCGGAGTTGATGAAAGAGTAATGGAAAAAGTAAACAGGTTAATTGAAATGTCATATTACGCACTTGAGTTAATGAACAACCCTAAAAATGTTACATTTGAAAGACTTGATACTTCAATAAATACTCCATTCAACGAAAGTAATCCCTTTATTACTTCAGATAATAAAACAATAGTTTTTTCATCTGATAGGGAATATGTAAAAGAATTAGATGAAAATATTTTAAATATTTATTTGAGTATTGATAAAAAAGGATACTGGGAAGGTGCAAACAAACTTGAAGTCTGTTCTTTTGATAATGAAAATATTGTTGGCATGACAAGCGATGGTCATCATATTTTAATGCACATTGATGGAGATTATGCAACTGATGATATTCATTTTATTAATAAAAAGGGTAGTAAATTTTATAAAGAACCATTAGAAAATCTACCATCAAAATTAAATACTGAAGATGTAGAAGATGGTGCTACCACAACTTTTGACGGAAAAACTTTATATTTCTCAAGTAATCGCGCTGGTGGATTTGGAGGTAGCGATATTTATGTTGTAAAAAGAAATCCGGATGGAAGTTGGGGAGAACCTGAAAATCTTGGTCCTGTTATAAATACCGAATATGACGAAAATTTCCCCAGTATTTCAAGTGATGGTAAATTATTGCATTTTGCTTCAAAAGGTCATGATGGAATTGGAGGTTATGATGTTTTTATGACAAGCTGGATTGATGATAACAAAGTCTGGTCTCCACCACGAAATAAAGGATTTCCTATAAATACTCCTTACGATAATACAAGCATATCATTTAGTGATAAAAAACATTTTTATGTAGCTGCAAATCGCAAAGAAGGTGTTGGACAATTAGATATTTATAAAGTAACTATAGGTGATGAAGCTGCCCAACCAACTATTATACAAGGAAATATCAATATTGGTACTCCACAATCATCTAAACCTTATTCCGCTGACTATCTAAAAGTTTTTGTTACGGTTTTCGATAAGTTTGGTAACATATACGGAAAATATAGTGTTGATGCAGGGAGCTTCTTCATAACTATTTACCCTGGCGAATACAAATTGGAAGTAAGGCTTGACGGCTCCGATAAACCCTATATTGAAAACCTTAACATTTCAGATCAAGGGTTTATTTCAAATGATATATTCCTTGAACCTGTTTATTAA
- the dnaN gene encoding DNA polymerase III subunit beta: MNFVVSSTELLNHLLTVNKVISSKNTLPILDNFLINLKEKELTITASDLETTLISKMTLENVDGDGEIAIDAKRLTNILKEFSDQPLTFNIDTQTLAIDILSENGKFSVVGQSGEDFPQLPNLKEDKATKIPLKSELLLNGLSKTIFATADDELRPVMNGVFVELSPENLTFVASDAHKLVRYKRGYTESEISSSFILPQKPSSLLKNILSKDDSPVNLEFDDKNAFFQFSNFKLTCRLVEGNYPSYESVIPVDNPNKLIIDRQDFYNTLKRVSVFSNQASNLIKLSITGNQMTVSAQDLDFSISAHERIKCQYDGAEMEIGFKSIFLIEILSNISSPEIIIELSDPSRAGIILPVEKEFEDEDLLMLIMPMMINT; encoded by the coding sequence ATGAATTTTGTTGTTTCAAGTACCGAATTATTAAATCATTTATTAACAGTTAATAAAGTAATTAGTTCAAAAAACACTCTTCCAATTCTTGATAATTTTTTAATTAATTTAAAAGAAAAAGAACTAACAATTACTGCTTCAGATTTAGAAACCACACTAATTTCTAAAATGACTCTTGAAAATGTTGATGGAGATGGAGAAATTGCAATTGATGCAAAAAGATTAACAAATATACTTAAAGAATTTTCAGACCAACCATTAACATTTAATATTGACACACAGACTCTTGCAATTGATATTTTGTCTGAAAACGGAAAGTTCAGTGTAGTAGGGCAAAGTGGAGAAGATTTTCCACAGTTGCCAAATTTAAAAGAAGATAAAGCTACTAAAATTCCATTAAAGTCAGAATTGTTGTTAAACGGATTGAGTAAAACAATATTTGCGACAGCAGATGACGAATTACGTCCGGTAATGAATGGAGTATTTGTTGAATTATCACCTGAAAATTTAACATTTGTTGCATCTGATGCACATAAATTAGTAAGATACAAAAGAGGATACACAGAATCTGAAATTAGTTCATCATTTATTTTACCACAAAAACCATCTTCTTTACTTAAAAATATTTTAAGTAAAGATGATAGTCCTGTTAATTTAGAGTTTGATGATAAAAATGCTTTTTTTCAGTTTTCAAATTTCAAGCTAACTTGTAGATTGGTTGAAGGAAATTATCCCAGCTACGAATCAGTTATTCCTGTTGACAATCCGAATAAACTTATAATTGACAGACAAGACTTTTACAATACCTTAAAAAGAGTTTCAGTTTTTTCAAATCAGGCAAGTAATCTAATTAAGCTTAGTATTACAGGTAATCAAATGACTGTTTCAGCACAAGATTTGGATTTTTCAATTTCAGCACATGAACGAATAAAATGTCAATATGACGGTGCAGAGATGGAAATAGGTTTTAAATCTATATTTTTAATTGAAATTTTATCAAACATATCTTCACCGGAGATAATAATTGAATTATCAGACCCATCAAGAGCGGGCATTATTCTCCCTGTTGAAAAAGAGTTTGAAGACGAAGATTTGTTAATGTTAATAATGCCGATGATGATAAACACATAA